Genomic segment of Canis lupus dingo isolate Sandy chromosome 9, ASM325472v2, whole genome shotgun sequence:
ttttacattttttccatcaGTGGCCTAGAATCGTGTATAAAGATGAACACCAGATAGACATTTTCAGTGGGAATCTGGCACCAAATCTGTGCAAACATGGAGGTTTCTACCTCCGCTCCCAAAGCTGACACCTCATGCCTTGATTGGACTGCTGGCCCAAATTGACAAAGGCCAGTTCCCTCCAGTGAAACAGTGTGAAGTTTGGACACATTCGTGACCCATGAACACAGCTTATTTGCCAAAGGCCCACAGTCTGTTTTCAGGTTTAGAAAGAGCCAGGTAACAAAAGCCCAGTTGCCAGATCTTGTAGTTCCTGCGGCGGAAGGCAAACTTCCAGCAGCCCATGTCTTGAGGTACCTACGATAGACAAGGATGGTTCAGGATGGTGCTGCAGTGAGCTGAGTGTAAGATGTGGGCAGGCCCAACCCATGTCCTGCTCACACCGAGTGGTAGACCTTTCCTGTGTTTCGAGGACCGGACCTCCTGAGGGTGATGTGTGGGAGGACAGTTTATCCGGAGTCCAGAGACCTCCACACTGTTTGCCCAGATCCTGTTTACCATGGACCCTGCCGCCCACCCCCGGATGATTGCTTTGTGTATTCCTTACTGAACACTTCATAGTATTCTAGGAACTGAATAGAATATTCTCCTGGCCCATCTCCTTCCTCCAAAAGTATAATTGCATGATGTTAGTTATATTCAGTCAAGACATAACACACACTGTACAATCAAATATTGATGACTTTTCAAGGTGTGTTTACTATGTATGTGTGGGGCCTTTGCCTCTTTTTCCATGAGGATCATTTACAGTCTTATGGTATATCAGAGGACAGTAATATTCTGACCACAAGCGATTTCTAGGAAGCTCTAGGAGGAAAACTTTTTCCAGAAGACAAGGAGACCCAGCCTGCAAAGGAGATGTAAAGACTAGCACCTACCATGCACTCAGACTGGTCTGTTGCGCTAGTTGGTTGCTGAGATGTCATGGTGTTGAGGCACCTGCTCAGATTGTCGGTTTGTTGGGCTCTTCAGGCTGTTATTCCTGGAGACTGACCGACAGCCCCAGTGAGGTGCCTGCAGACCTTGTGGGAAGCAGCAATGAGCATATTTTCCGGACCCCAGTTCACCCATGCAGAATTCCTTTATTGATCATCGCTGCGGGGCGGGCACCGTGGTTGATGCTAGGAAcataaaatgaatgagatcatgagCGTGAGGCCCTGGCAtgaaggtgggggtggaggtgagctGTGGTCGGCTTCTCAGTGGTAAGCTGATGGCAGCTACACAGACTCTACCATCTCAGGGGAGAGGGCGGTCACGTGTGAGCCATGTCCACAACCACACACTTGTGGGCACACGTGtgttccctgcctccctcctctcagCTCCTCCAATTCCCTGCATCTCTGGGGTTCTAGGTTTTGTTTAGAAGAGAGCTGTAGAGTTGTGTGGGtagttttatcttatttatttatttgagagagagaagagagagagaggaagaatgagcacagacagagagagaaaagcagactccccactgagcacgaagccccatgtggggcttaatcccaggaccccaggatccctacttgagctgaaggcaggcgcttaacacACAGCCACGCCCCTGTGTAGGTTGTTCTCCTGCGACTAGACGGGAGGTTTGAAggttaggaatttaaaaaaaaaaaaatgtttattaggaGTATCAAAGAGTGTGACTCTCCAGTCCTTAATACAtggtcagattcttttttttttaaggttttatttatttatttattcatgagagacagaaagagaggcagagacacaggcagagggagaaacaggctccatgcagggagcccgatgtgggacttgatcccggaccccaggatcacgacctgagccaaaggcagacactcaaccactgagccacccaggtgcccggtcAGGATCTTTAAGGAGGGCTCACGTGAACACCGCCCAAAGAGCCAGAAAGAGTGAGTGTGCCCTCCACCAGCTGCTAGTTGTGTAACCATGAAAGCAGTGGCCTTGTTGGCTGGCAGTGTCTTTGCCATGCAGGACCCTTTACTGCCACTGTCATCTGTCTCAACTTATGCAAAAGGTCCATCCATGATCCATGACCCAGATAAATCTAAATCGTGCTTCTGTTTATAGGAACTTTATGGTAGTCTGTTAACAAAGACTCAAGCCCTAATGATGATAAATTTGGGCATTTTCCAGATCTTAAGACAGGGTTGGTTTATGGGCATCTGCTGGTTTTACTTTGCAAAAAggggaaacaaagagaaaggtagagaaaagggTGTCCTCACTGTATCAAAGCCAGATCCTATCTAGAGGCCAGACTCTTCAGGAAGCTCAGTGTCgctggagagaaggagaagcatctGTAGCCTAATGGATTCGGAACAAGGCAGTCCCACAGCGGGGCTGGCAGCCCTGGATGTGCTGACATGCTCTGAGCCCACCCAGagcccacaacaggcagaggAATAACCCTGGCGTTAAATGGGGCCTTGGAGGTCACCAGGTCTGAGcaccccttttacagatgagaaaagtgaggcccGGAGAGGGGAGGTGCCCACCAGCATCACCCAGTGAGTCGTGTTAGATAGACCAACAGCACTTTCATCATGAGCAAAGGAAAGCAACAAGGATGAGCCCAGAGCACACACTCCATTTTGTTAGTTGGGCTTATGATGCTGTTTAAATGTGCTTTTCTTAATTCAAGAGTGcgttctctctcttaaacaatTGATGCGTCCTTGCCAACCTTTTGCTACCGATGCCTCTTCAAACCCAGAGGAGTTGAGAGTTCCAGGCCAGCAGAGGGAGGTACCTGAGAGGCCCTTGGCCAATGGGCTTAGCTCTCAGGATCAGCCTGAACACGGCAGAGAAGCTTCTGGGGTCTCCCTGCTGCCTCTGGGGGAGAAACGGCCAGAGGCCCCCGTGCTGGTGCTCTCCTGCCAGTCCCAGCATCATCCCATCTGCCAACCGCCTGCTCCGACAGGAGGCCCTCGGGACTCCCACCAGGAGTGGGGACTGAAGCCAGGGGATGGGATCACGGGGGGTCTGGCCTTTCCGAAGCCCACCTCCCCTGGATGTCTCCAGACAGAGTCTGGGAGTGACAAGGCTGTCCAGGAGAGCCTCCTCGGGGAGCCAGGGCGCCGTAGAGGTGAGGCTGCCGACCCGGGCACCCCAGGTCAACCCCACCAGCATGTGTCCTACGGCCCCAGGGAGGCCACACAGCAGCCTTCGGGGACGGAACCTGAGGACACAGAGGGAAGTCGCCACGGCTTGGAGCTGCTGGAGCACCAGCTTCTGGGGGACCTGTGCCAGGAGGGGCCGCCTCTGAAGGGGGACCATGACAAAGAGAGGCGGGGGGGCAAGGATTTCGACGAAGACCGCGATGTGGATGAGTCCTCGCCCCAGGACTCCCCTCCGTCCCAGGTCTCCCCGGGTCCGCAGAGCTCCCCAACCCGAGGCGGGGCACCCCCCGACACCGCTTCCAGAGGAGCCCCTGGCTTCCCCGGTTTTTCAGCTGAGGGTGCCATCCGCCTCCCTGTCGATTTCCTCTCCAACGTCTCCACAGAGATCGAGGCGTCAGAGCCCCCCGGGCCCGGCGCAGGGCCCACGGTGGAAGGGCAGGCCACGCCCCCCGAGTTCACCTTCCACGTGGAGATAAAAGCCAACGTGCAGAAGGAGCAGGGACATTCAGAGGCGGATTTGGAAGGGGCTGCCCTTCCAGGGCCCCCCGGAGAGGAGCGAGAGCCCCAGGGCCCTTCTGAGGGAGAGGACACAAAAAAGACTGACCTTCCAGAACCATCTGAAAAGCAGCCCACAGCGGTTCTGCCAGAGAAGCCCGTCAGCCGGGTCCCTCAACTCAAAGGTCTGTGTCTTGAGCTCCTTCGCTCCTTCCCGGTGACCTcgtgtgccacccaggctgcggGCACTGCCACTGAGCTTCCGGCTCCCTCCTTGGCTCCTGCTGCTCCCGACGTCCTAGGGCTAGCCACTAAACCACCCACCCGGGCACTGCCGCTCAccctcctgcagcctcctcctcccctcggCTCCGGCACATGCTCCTCTCACGCTTGGCCGCCACTCTGCATGTCACCAACACCCCGCCCAGTGCTTTCCACCCTGTTCATTTCTCCAGCCACTCGAGTCATCCGCAACAGTCCATCAGCCCACGGGTGGTTAGTTGGTGGCCCGCCCTCCACAGAGCGGGTAACAGCTGGTCCGCTTTTGAGGGCTTATCATGTGCCCTAAATTCATTGTCTCAAACCCTCCTGACCCTTCCAAGAGGACATAATTAGCCCCACTTTACCAAcaaggaaacaggcacagagagataaAGTAAATTGCTGAAGGTCACCTGGGACTGCACTGAAAGTCATACTCTTCCCTGTTCAGCACAGTGAACAGGGTTCTGGAAGGTTCTGAAGTGGGCCCTACTTAAGAGCCCAGAGACGCAGAGGGCAGGAGCCTGTCTTCTGCTGCTTTTGTCAGTGGACAATACATCCCACATAGCGGgtgattcacacacacacacacacacacacacacacacacacaagcatttgGGGTAGCCAAGAGCCCATGCTGAGCCTTCGGCCCAATGGTTCCCACCCCTACCTGCCCTACCTTGTGGCAGGAGAGACAATGAGCAAAAAACGTTCCCGTCTgaatcttctcttcctcccttgggGGGGCCCAGGAACCCCTGTTGCTGGGGCCTCGGCCCCAGCCTGCTTAACCACAGCAGCCCTGTGGGAGCTGGAAAAATGGTAGGGGGGGTTCTTCTGTGTTGGGGGTCTCTGTCAGGGAGATGAGGAGGCCTCAAGGGTACATTCATACATTGAAGACCTTTAGCATTTTGGAATTATTCACAGGGTTCAGAAATCGGTGCCACTTGAGCTGCCAATTGCAAACAtctgttaaatttttattagatGTTACTTGTCAAGTACTTTGAATCTTGAAATGTAGATAGAACTTTGAAATGTTGTAGATAGAGGAACTTGTATTAAaatttaagaccaaaaaaaaaaaacaaaaaccatatcctattttaaaatatcctaaattCCAAATAGTAGGGGACAAATAACTATGATTTGACAGATTAAAACAGTGTTTCCTGAAATGGTgttttattgagtattttctaTCGATGTTTCCAGCGGGGGAAGGAGTTCCGTGGTCTAAGTTTGGAAAAACAGGCAAAGCAAAGTTAAGCAAGTTTTGCTGCAGCAGGACTTGTCAGAGCCTTTAACATTCTAATGCACATTGTGACCCTCTCAGAAAGACACAGAGTACAGATTCCCCAAATTTATTTGATCCAACCTGCTAACATCTCCTGGAGGAGGACTTGTTCAATAGTACCCAATTTGGCTAATGTGGATTTGGCAGAGGCTTTAAGTTGTGACGAGGGTGGTGATGGTTGATTTGGGCAGAAGATGTAAAGCAGGACCACCTGGGGCTCTTActaaaatgaatattcattttacGGCCTCACCTTAAGCTTACAGAGCCTCAGGTGGgtccaggaatctgtattttatcaACTTGTCCCAGTGGTTCTGCTGTGTAGTGATGTGTGACAATGTCTGGGCTAGATCATCAATCTAGGTCGTTCTAGAAATCCAGTCTCCGTTAGCCAGCGTGAAGCTCCAGGAGGCCGCAGGACCTTTCGGCAGGGGGAATATGATTTTAAAACCAAGAACGAAAATCTATCATGAATTTTCAACGATGAATATCAACAGAAGGGAAGGATGAATTAGGATGCTGGTAGACACGTGGTTTCACCAGGGCCTGCGGCTTTCTACACACAAAAGCTGCCAGTGGTTTGGTTCTAAACTCCAAGAgattatctgtaaaatgtttgACGGTAACTGGTTTGTCGCTAATTTGGGAAAATGGCAAGGATTAGTCCCCTTGAGGGGGCCTGTAGGCAGTGAGAAGCCCCTTCCTCGCTGGGTCAGGGGTGGACCGGGCTTGTCAGAGGGTGGGGCAGCTGGGGCTGGACACCGTAGCTCCCAATAGTGAGGGGAAGGGACCTCACTTGCCCTGACCCTTGGGTGACAGCCTGAGTAGGGGGTTGGAGCGTAGCTGAGCAGCCCCTCCTCCAGGGAAGGAGCCTATGAGAGGTGGGGCCTTCACTGTCTACCTTCCCTGAGGGCCCCTGTGCCCACATGTGCCTGGAAGAGTCTTCACTGTGCCCCTTCTGCATGTTCCCACCCTCGGccagcctgctcttccctcttgtCAGGGTGCTCCAAGCAGTGACCTCAGTGTGCTGTGTTGATACTAACAAGAGACAGATTCAAGGGGAAAGAAAATCCACTGGGTTTCCACCAAGCCCGGCTTAACAAAACCCATTGTACTGATCCCGAGAAATCAGAGTAACTATATCCAACTCTTTCCATAAGCTCTGCAAATGGGTAtaacatgtgttttcattttatatcttatCAGCTCGCATGGTCAGTAAAGGCAAAGATGGGACTGGAACCGATGACAAAAAAGCCAAGGTAAGCTGACGAAAACACAAACCTCTGCCGACGTCAGATTTATCAAGAGGCTGTGcttatctgaatttttatttgtaacaCGTGGGGAGCATCTGTCACTGAAGGAtgactgtcatttaaaaaaatgcattgtaTCTTCatgcaaacttttaaaattccagcatttgctcactttgatGCTTATGCCAGAGAAGAGCAGTCAGCAGGTTAAGGAATTAATGCTCCTAAAAGCAATTCCACTAGCATAGGTGAAATGAGATGTTCATAGTAAACAAAGATACATTTGGATTTTCTGCAATAAACTTTGAATTTTGCACACCTTACACTTCGCACTGCAGATCCAGGCTgcgtatatgtacacacacatatgggAAGTGCATAGAAAATACCATTTATTCAGGTGGCTGAGGAAGCATTGATCAAGAAAGTGACCTCTAACCTAAGGTGGAGGGTTCTGGAAAAGCCCTAGAAGAGAGGACCTATGGGGCAGCCTGGGAAGGAAATATAAAGGAGGGTTGCTGAGGCAGGGGTGGGAACAGCGTTCCAAGGAATAAGAACAGCACAGCAAAGCCCAGAAGCATGAAGAGGTGATATGTGTTCTGAGAACTCTAGGCAGGTAGCTTGGTTGCTGCAGAGCTCCAAGTGGGGCTGCCGTCCGGTGGGAAGGATGGGGGGTGGGAAAGCTGATACACGCCCAGACTGCTAAGTGGACAAGCGGGCAGCAGTGCACTTGACACCATCTTGAAATCTGGCCAAGGCACCAGTTTGATGCAAGCTTTAGTCAGACTTCAAAAACCAACCTGAGGACCAGTGGATGAAGCCCCTGCTCCCACAAAAAGCACATCCAGAACCCGTGTTTCCTGTCAGCAATAGTTTCCTCCTTTAATGACTTTGCATCCTGGAAAATTCTCCCATAACTACACAGTAGAGTTTCCCCGGGAGCACCCTACTGTGTGACCCCCCAGATGAAGACCTATTTTTCGTAAAGGCATCTCAGATTTCCAATATGAATTCTGCCTAAAACATCTGGGTCCTAAGCCCTGGGTCCAGAGCCCTGATGGGCTCCTCCGATGCGGAGTGTGGCTCTAGGAGTTGGGTAGCACGTGTTGTGCCCTCCCCTCTGAAAAGTCAGGGTTTGCCATCGCAAGACCTGGTGAGGCAGCTGAGGGTCCTGCAGGGACTTGGGGGCTTCTGCCCTAGAGGCGTGAAGCCGTAGCAAGGGCTGCTAGCCAGTCATGATATGTATCCGAGGAATCCCAGccccatgcatgcatgcatgcattccattcattcattcatttgcacaCGTGGGTACAATGTCCCTGACCTGGACAAAGGGTCAGATCCTTCCCAAACCTGCGCCAGGTGGGGAGTGCTGCCAGCAGAAGGGGTCCCTTGTGCAACCAGGGAAAGAGgagtccccacccccaacttttcTTGTCCCCAGTTGCAGGACATCAGCCTGCGTCCCTCCCCCACACCCTTCCCCACCCCGCGGCCCTCCTCCTTCCATGTTGGTGGCACAGAGGGCCTCGGCCATTTTGGTGGGGGATCCAAGGGCAACGAGTAAACAAACCCAAGAAGCCTAATGAAGCCTGTGGTCAGACTGCTTGCTTGGTAGCTCTGACTCCCTCTTTGAAATACCTCTGGACTCGGCCACTCGGTTTGGTGGCTGAAGGTACGACCCTCCCTCCGCCCAGCTTTCCTCGTCCGCCAGGACCATGCTTCCCTGTCAGAGTCCCCCAGAGCCAGTTAGGACAAACCATGGGTGCCAGCCTTTGTCCATCGGCTTCCCTGTCCGCAAAGGGACAGCTCGGTCCGTGAGGTCATCCAGCACTACCACCTCTTGTTGGGTTAGCCACCCTCCTCCAGGCTATTTCCTAAGGTAGAATGTGTTCAAGAGTGAACGTTGGCCAGATTAGGATTTACCAGAGAAGGTTATGGTTAGTTTTGCTTGAGGCTTTAAtcagtaagtgtgtgtgtgtgtgtgtgtgtgtgtgtgtgtgcgtgcgtgcgcgtatgtgtgcacatgtaacCTAAGGTATAAGGCAGGATCTTTAAGACGTGGATAGGCACCATCCTGATTTTAGCAAGTATGATACTCTCGGTGTGGCAGGAGAAGGCCAAGAGTTAGCAGGACAGCAGGAGCTCCTCACCTGGAATTTAGCAGAAAGCGGGGCCCTTCTGACCCATGACACACTGGGGATGTTTTCTTGAAAAACATCCTACAAATCATATGCTTTGGCGATCTTCATTAACTCTTTGGGCGTGAAACACCTTTAAACCAGTGGTCTCCAAAGTGGCGGGGTGCAGCACAAGAAGATCCAGTGAGCTAAAGAACATTCTAAaacttctatccattttttttctcctctcatttaAAAGTTCTGTCCTCTATAGGTTTTATAATGTACATCATATGTTGGCATTGTAGTATATGTACTTAGCTGATAAATAACTACAGGGGCATTAGGATGTGTAGCCACTTCCGGACGTCAGGGATAAGAAGGATGAATAGGGGTACGTGATGCAGACAGTTTGGAGATCACTGCTTTAAGCTGTTACCtgccttgtttatttttagttattatcctttttcagtttgtttccttcccccatgtgctgacttttattttgattttatttatgtttatgtttaagaCATCCACACCTTCCTCTGCTAAAACCCTGAAAAATAGGCCTTGCCTTAGCCCCACACGCCCCACTCCTGGTAGCTCAGACCCTTTGATCAAACCCTCCAGCCCCGCCGTGTGCCCAGAGTCATCTTCCTCTCCTAAACACGTCTCTTCTGTCACACCCCGAACTGGCAGTTCTGGAGCAAAGGAGATGAAAGCCAAGGTAAGGAAACCACCTTTGAAAAGAATCAGGCTGCTCTAGTACGGTTTTCAGATGTATGTTGTTTTGAGCCTCTGACAGAGACTTTCCTTCAGATAAGCTATTACCTAGAAGCACCACGTAGAACAAGGACAGTTCTGGTTGAAATGGGAAATGGGGGGCATGGCACTATTTTGCTCAGCTCCCTCATGGCAGCCCCCACGGCACCCGAGGGGGCCCTGGTTTGAAAATCACCGCCTAACCGAGTGCCTTTGGTAACTGGGAGTGCTTCCAGATGGCCCCGATGGGGGTTGATGCAGCACCAAGTGGCAGTGCCTGTCCCACAAGGGCACTCCCCCCTGAACCATCTTGTGATTCCTGGTGAATGTCAGTTTCTTTTCTGAGTTTGTGTTATGTGTCAAGGTCACACCCGGTAACTGAGCCCTGTCAGCGGACTGCTTGGGCACCAGCGGCTCGCAGCCTTTGGCCCGTTTGCTGATTGGTGCTGGCCAGGGGCTCTTAGCATGCTCAGGAGTCACTAAAACCTAAGGGTTGTTTGGGAGAGAACAAAAGAATGACCCAGCTCTGCCAGCACTCGCGATCAGATTCATCGGTGTCTTCCACGGGCCTCTGGTGAAACCACCCCCCATCAGTGTGATAAACCCCATGGAGTCGGAAAAGCAGCTGTCCGCACAGAAGGTCCTGCCCGTTGAGCGCCCCGGGCCGATAATGAGCCCGATCATCACGAAAAGCTCTGTTACCTTTTTATAAAACACAATAGCACAACTCATGGTGAGAACTCAAGTGAGCAGCTCCTCTCGGAACACACGGTAGTCAGGGCGCTTGGTGTTTGGGTGGAGCCATGGGTTTGTGTGTCCCTTGAACCCTTGACGTCGTGGAAGACATTTGTTGCATCTAGTAATAGGCAAAGGGTCATTCCGATCTTAGCCTCGTTTTGAGTCAAGGAGGTTGAGTGGGGCTGGCATTGATTCTAGGTGATAGTAACCTTTCCCAGTCGTAAAAACCACTGTACCGTGCTTCGGTTGACAGGGGGCTGATGGTAAAACTGGAACGAAGATCGCCACACCCCGGGGAGCGACCCCTACAGGCCAGAAAGGCCAGGCCAATGCCACCAGGATTCCAGCGAAAACCACGCCCTCCCCCAAGACCCCACCGGGCGGTAAGAGGAATGTTCTCTGGAATCCAGGGCTGGGGGGAATCTCTTAGTAGGTGCCATCCTCCTCTTTGAAGACCCCTGGCAATTAATCACTTCCAGTAGCTGACTAAGCACCAGAATGCTCGTTTTCTTCTTAATCCTTTTGCCAATCTTACCAGGTAGAGATCGAATCTCCACTTTTGAGCAATGACGAAAGGCCCTAAGCATTTGCACGAATAAGTCTAAGCAGCTCACTTCAAGCATGAAGAGAATGCAGCCGCGTGACTAATGAGTGGCGGGAGAGGGGGATGCTCTGAGTTTCTCGGACCCCAAGTCCTGGGGCCTTGGGAGGTGTTTTTCAGTCCCCAAGTGAGATGTGTGGTGGCTCTGTGTCTCTGAAAACAGCAGGACTTGCTGGAGTGAGCACTTTGGCAGGACCTGAGCATCTCGGCTGAGCACCTGCATGCTGTGCCTTTTTTCCTGCACTCCTTTGAATAAAACCCAGGTGGTTTTGAGTATCAGGCAAGCTTTCATGGAGTGATTCTGCTCCCAGTGGGGCTGTAAAGAGTAGAGGCCCTCTTTGAGGATGGGAGACAGTCAGGCTGAGCTCCTCCCTCCCAGTGCCCCAGAGGGCCATGTCCCAGGCAAGGGGGTTTGGCTTCTGCACAACGCAGGGGGCATCTGGCCCTCCTTGGCTTTGGGGGTGGTGTTCAGGCACCTGAGGATCTTGTACAGGCCTTGAGAGCCCTGGACCAGTTCAGTGGTATCTCTGCTGTGCGCTGGCCCTAGAGCAGCAGCTCACAGCCCTTTGTCTGCATGTTTTGCAGTGGTGTTTGCCTCCTTTGCCCTGGGGTGGTGGCTGCAAGGATGGCTGCTCATGATTGGCCACTGGATGGTTTCTTCCTGTATATAATTCCTATGATACAATGGTAATTCACAGAATTGTGATTGGATTTTATAAGTGATTTTGATCCTGCTTTTCCTCACGTGGCGCTAAGCCAGCTCACACAACTGAAGTCATAACTGGGAAAAGCATGTGCACTTCTCTTTGGATCTTACCTGTGTTTGGGTGGACAGATCTCTGTGGGCCACCTTGCCCTGTTTCCCGCCAGCCAGGGCACCTGCTCTCTGAACACCTTCCCCGCCTGGCTCACCTCTGCCGTCTGGCCTAGCCGGTGCCTGCAGCATGCAGAAGAGCTCACCGAGGCCCTGTTTAAGCTTGATTATAATGAGGCTTtctgtggatttttctttttaagccacCAAGCAATTGCAGAGAAAACCACCCCCTGCGGGGGCAAAATCCGAGCGAGGTAATTCTGGGGCTGCCTTGCCCAGTGGGGCACTCGCTGTTCGCGTGTGGCTGTGTGTGGCTCAGGTTTGGAGAGCAGAGAGGACCTGTGCTGAAGCGTGGGTTTCACACATTGAAACTGAACCCAGAACCATCGGaatcctgcccctcctcttgtGTGTGGCTTACGCGGATGCCGTCTGTCTGATGGACCTTTCTGTCCCTGTGCCAAGgctctgggggggagggggcaggaagcaTGTCTCCAGCTGTTTGTGGGTGCTGGAGGCTTGGACCCAGGTGTGGGTGGGAAATTCCtgctggcatttatttattttttaaaaatactttatttatttatttgagagagagagcgtgcacagagagagggagaagcagactccctgccgagcagagagccagatgcggtgctccatcacaggaccccaagatcatgacccgagctgaaggcagacactcaaccaactgagccacccaggcacccctttgctGGCATTTATTTAACACACACCCTGTGAGCACTCCCTACTTTGCACTGGACACTTTCACTGATACCACATCCAGTCTACAAATTGGCGCTGCAGGCTGTGGCCACgctccccattttccagatgaggacatGGGCTTAGGAGGTTGTGTGACTTGCCTAAAGTCAATCTGCAGTTTAGTGGCACAGAAAGGATTTGTAGCTGCCCTAAGTCCAGCGGTCAGCCTGTGTGCCTGGAAGCAGGAGCAGAGGTCAGGGGTGCTGAGCCTGGAGCAGAGGCCCTGTCTGTTGTTTCTCTatgtggaaaaggagaaaaagcttCGTTAGTCCTGTTGCCAGGACTTGAGCTTGACGACATTAGGAACATCCAGCAGACATGGAAATTCAAGCTCTGCAAGTGACAGTGCTTACTCTCCTCTTGATGAGAGAAGTTGCCTTTTTGTTGCTGCTCAGCGCTTCCAACCAGGGGCCACCCTTCTCCAGGTTGGGGTCTGCAGGTCCCTGTTTGGTTCCTGGGGCAGAGCCCGGGGTGTCCAGGAAGCTTGGAGGCAACAGTAGAGCTCAGAGCAGAGGAGAACCAGGCCCTCCCATGGGCGCAGCATCCAGTCCCTTGGCTCTGAGACTCAAGGATGCTCAAGAATTCCCAGGGAACTTGAGAGGAGCCAGTAGTGGGGGCCGCAGCCCACACCAGGAAtgggcccaagaatctgcatcTTCCTGGTCCCGGTCCTGACCTGAGCCTCTGGAGATTCTGACACAGGGGTCCCTGGGCCACATCTG
This window contains:
- the MAPT gene encoding microtubule-associated protein tau isoform X2; this encodes MAEPRQEFTVMEDHAGTYGKDLPSQGGYTLLQDHEGDVDHGLKESPLQTPADDGSEEPGSETSDAKSTPTAEAEEAGIGDTPNLEDQAAGHVTQEELRVPGQQREVPERPLANGLSSQDQPEHGREASGVSLLPLGEKRPEAPVLVLSCQSQHHPICQPPAPTGGPRDSHQEWGLKPGDGITGGLAFPKPTSPGCLQTESGSDKAVQESLLGEPGRRRGEAADPGTPGQPHQHVSYGPREATQQPSGTEPEDTEGSRHGLELLEHQLLGDLCQEGPPLKGDHDKERRGGKDFDEDRDVDESSPQDSPPSQVSPGPQSSPTRGGAPPDTASRGAPGFPGFSAEGAIRLPVDFLSNVSTEIEASEPPGPGAGPTVEGQATPPEFTFHVEIKANVQKEQGHSEADLEGAALPGPPGEEREPQGPSEGEDTKKTDLPEPSEKQPTAVLPEKPVSRVPQLKARMVSKGKDGTGTDDKKAKTSTPSSAKTLKNRPCLSPTRPTPGSSDPLIKPSSPAVCPESSSSPKHVSSVTPRTGSSGAKEMKAKGADGKTGTKIATPRGATPTGQKGQANATRIPAKTTPSPKTPPGGESGKSGDRSGYSSPGSPGTPGSRSRTPSLPTPPTREPKKVAVVRTPPKSPSAAKSRLQTAPVPMPDLKNVRSKIGSTENLKHQPGGGKVQIINKKLDLSNVQSKCGSKDNIKHVPGGGSVQIVYKPVDLSKVTSKCGSLGNIHHKPGGGQVEVKSEKLDFKDRVQSKIGSLDNITHVPGGGNKKIETHKLTFRENAKAKTDHGAEIVYKSPVVSGDTSPRHLSNVSSTGSIDMVDSPQLATLADEVSASLAKQGL
- the MAPT gene encoding microtubule-associated protein tau isoform X3, which produces MAEPRQEFTVMEDHAGTYGKDLPSQGGYTLLQDHEGDVDHGLKESPLQTPADDGSEEPGSETSDAKSTPTAEAEEAGIGDTPNLEDQAAGHVTQEELRVPGQQREVPERPLANGLSSQDQPEHGREASGVSLLPLGEKRPEAPVLVLSCQSQHHPICQPPAPTGGPRDSHQEWGLKPGDGITGGLAFPKPTSPGCLQTESGSDKAVQESLLGEPGRRRGEAADPGTPGQPHQHVSYGPREATQQPSGTEPEDTEGSRHGLELLEHQLLGDLCQEGPPLKGDHDKERRGGKDFDEDRDVDESSPQDSPPSQVSPGPQSSPTRGGAPPDTASRGAPGFPGFSAEGAIRLPVDFLSNVSTEIEASEPPGPGAGPTVEGQATPPEFTFHVEIKANVQKEQGHSEADLEGAALPGPPGEEREPQGPSEGEDTKKTDLPEPSEKQPTAVLPEKPVSRVPQLKARMVSKGKDGTGTDDKKAKGADGKTGTKIATPRGATPTGQKGQANATRIPAKTTPSPKTPPGGESGKSGDRSGYSSPGSPGTPGSRSRTPSLPTPPTREPKKVAVVRTPPKSPSAAKSRLQTAPVPMPDLKNVRSKIGSTENLKHQPGGGKVQIVYKPVDLSKVTSKCGSLGNIHHKPGGGQVEVKSEKLDFKDRVQSKIGSLDNITHVPGGGNKKIETHKLTFRENAKAKTDHGAEIVYKSPVVSGDTSPRHLSNVSSTGSIDMVDSPQLATLADEVSASLAKQGL
- the MAPT gene encoding microtubule-associated protein tau isoform X1, which translates into the protein MAEPRQEFTVMEDHAGTYGKDLPSQGGYTLLQDHEGDVDHGLKESPLQTPADDGSEEPGSETSDAKSTPTAEDVTAPLVDEGTPGEQAAAQPPMEIPEGATAEEAGIGDTPNLEDQAAGHVTQEELRVPGQQREVPERPLANGLSSQDQPEHGREASGVSLLPLGEKRPEAPVLVLSCQSQHHPICQPPAPTGGPRDSHQEWGLKPGDGITGGLAFPKPTSPGCLQTESGSDKAVQESLLGEPGRRRGEAADPGTPGQPHQHVSYGPREATQQPSGTEPEDTEGSRHGLELLEHQLLGDLCQEGPPLKGDHDKERRGGKDFDEDRDVDESSPQDSPPSQVSPGPQSSPTRGGAPPDTASRGAPGFPGFSAEGAIRLPVDFLSNVSTEIEASEPPGPGAGPTVEGQATPPEFTFHVEIKANVQKEQGHSEADLEGAALPGPPGEEREPQGPSEGEDTKKTDLPEPSEKQPTAVLPEKPVSRVPQLKARMVSKGKDGTGTDDKKAKTSTPSSAKTLKNRPCLSPTRPTPGSSDPLIKPSSPAVCPESSSSPKHVSSVTPRTGSSGAKEMKAKGADGKTGTKIATPRGATPTGQKGQANATRIPAKTTPSPKTPPGGESGKSGDRSGYSSPGSPGTPGSRSRTPSLPTPPTREPKKVAVVRTPPKSPSAAKSRLQTAPVPMPDLKNVRSKIGSTENLKHQPGGGKVQIINKKLDLSNVQSKCGSKDNIKHVPGGGSVQIVYKPVDLSKVTSKCGSLGNIHHKPGGGQVEVKSEKLDFKDRVQSKIGSLDNITHVPGGGNKKIETHKLTFRENAKAKTDHGAEIVYKSPVVSGDTSPRHLSNVSSTGSIDMVDSPQLATLADEVSASLAKQGL